A window of the Burkholderia sp. 9120 genome harbors these coding sequences:
- a CDS encoding DUF2970 domain-containing protein: MNLLKMTRIVLWSFFGIRRSASHQADIADVKLPLLPVVAVALAAGFGATLFGLVKLAINVAH, encoded by the coding sequence ATGAATCTGTTGAAGATGACGCGAATCGTGCTGTGGAGTTTCTTCGGCATTCGCCGTAGCGCTTCGCATCAGGCCGACATTGCGGACGTCAAGCTGCCGCTGTTGCCGGTGGTCGCCGTTGCGCTCGCTGCCGGGTTCGGCGCGACGTTGTTCGGTTTGGTGAAGCTGGCGATCAACGTCGCGCATTGA
- a CDS encoding carotenoid oxygenase family protein: MSEQTNAEAFQANLPPIDFEADCGPLRVHGALPSGLAGVLVRNGPNPLYPDPAQHWFAGHGMVHRFEFAEAGVTYRNRWVRTQRWLAERERGVARGNAFGDSADDSLPYDDGSANTNVLRHGTRLLALEEAHLPVELHARTLDTLGQIDFGGALHGAFTAHPKLDPVTGELLFFGYGGPDGLGAGITAGSIDASGHVTYLRRFDAPYASMVHDFAMTARHLLFPVTPLTASLPRLRAGGPAYAWEPQFGAFVGVMRRDGSDEIEWWKGPACFVFQVMNAWEQDDCLYMDVMQFDAPPNFTWPDGRPVEDVGHARLCRWTLDLRSHARVFTSKLVADISGEFPRIDERFAGAPYRHGWLAAHSDGEDGLFTRIAHIDHANPQSRDVFELPAGDATSEPVFVPRVPDATSGAAEGDGWILAVVFRGAQARSDLLVLDALNVAAGPLATVEIPHRVPNGFHGNWLARDSTNESASESPND, from the coding sequence ATGAGCGAGCAGACGAACGCAGAGGCATTTCAGGCCAACTTGCCGCCAATCGACTTCGAAGCGGACTGTGGGCCCTTGCGCGTGCATGGCGCGTTACCGTCCGGGCTCGCGGGGGTGCTGGTGCGCAACGGTCCCAATCCGCTTTATCCCGATCCGGCGCAGCACTGGTTCGCGGGGCATGGCATGGTGCACCGCTTCGAGTTCGCGGAGGCGGGCGTGACCTACCGGAACCGGTGGGTCCGCACGCAACGCTGGCTCGCCGAGCGCGAGCGCGGTGTCGCGCGGGGCAACGCGTTCGGTGATTCCGCGGACGACTCGCTGCCGTACGACGATGGCAGCGCCAACACCAACGTGCTGAGGCATGGCACGCGTCTGCTTGCGCTGGAGGAAGCGCACTTGCCGGTCGAACTGCATGCGCGCACGCTGGATACGCTTGGTCAGATCGATTTCGGCGGCGCGTTGCATGGCGCGTTTACCGCGCATCCCAAGCTCGATCCTGTAACGGGTGAACTGCTGTTCTTCGGCTATGGCGGTCCGGATGGATTGGGCGCGGGCATCACGGCGGGCAGCATCGACGCGAGTGGCCACGTTACGTATCTGCGGCGCTTCGACGCGCCCTACGCGAGCATGGTGCATGACTTCGCGATGACCGCGCGGCATCTGCTGTTTCCCGTGACGCCGTTGACGGCGAGCTTGCCGAGGTTACGTGCGGGCGGTCCGGCCTACGCGTGGGAGCCGCAGTTCGGCGCGTTCGTGGGTGTCATGCGGCGCGACGGCAGCGATGAGATCGAGTGGTGGAAAGGGCCGGCGTGCTTCGTCTTTCAGGTGATGAACGCGTGGGAGCAGGACGATTGTCTCTACATGGACGTGATGCAATTCGATGCTCCGCCGAATTTCACCTGGCCTGACGGCCGCCCGGTCGAAGACGTCGGTCATGCGCGCCTGTGTCGCTGGACGCTGGATTTGCGCAGCCACGCGCGCGTGTTCACCAGCAAGCTCGTTGCCGATATCAGCGGCGAATTTCCGCGTATCGACGAGCGCTTTGCCGGCGCGCCGTATCGTCATGGATGGCTGGCCGCGCATTCGGACGGAGAGGACGGTCTCTTCACGCGAATCGCTCATATCGATCACGCCAACCCGCAATCGCGCGACGTGTTCGAACTGCCGGCGGGCGACGCGACATCGGAGCCGGTCTTCGTGCCGCGTGTGCCCGATGCCACATCCGGTGCCGCCGAAGGCGATGGATGGATCCTGGCCGTCGTGTTCCGTGGAGCGCAAGCGCGCAGCGATCTGCTGGTGCTCGATGCGTTGAACGTCGCGGCCGGACCGCTGGCGACGGTGGAGATTCCGCACCGCGTGCCGAACGGGTTTCATGGAAACTGGCTGGCGCGGGATTCGACAAACGAGTCGGCAAGCGAGTCGCCAAACGATTAA
- a CDS encoding PLP-dependent aminotransferase family protein, which produces MKRFELLANTMADEIRSGSRPVGTRMPSVRQLTTQHGVSQSTVFRAYYQLEEWGLIRARERSGYYVAPGAALKQEAAPRPPLAVESAKVEISDLVFSVLEAAKHTDVVPLGSAFPSPQLFPLQRLAKSLGHSSRLISPWSTVVDLPPGNEALRRQISLRYLGMGIAQPMDELVVTNGALEALNLCLMAVTRPGDVVAIESPGFYAALQAIERLDLRAVEIPVDPESGIDLQALQEAFERHPIKACWFMTSFQNPTGAAMPQDRKQALVDLLAQHDVPLIEDDVYGELHHAATHPLPAKAFDTKGLVMHCSSFSKTLAPGYRIGWVAAGRFAQKVQRLKLMTTLSASIPAQAAIADYLQHGGYDKHLRKLRGAFRTQLAAMDAALHRYLPDGSHWTLPSGGYFLWLQLPPQVDAMQLHRLAIASGIGIAPGPIFSARHEFRHHVRLNFGHPWSDGMESAVKTLGSLIGPASS; this is translated from the coding sequence ATGAAACGCTTTGAATTGCTGGCCAACACCATGGCCGACGAAATCCGCTCGGGCAGCCGGCCGGTCGGCACGCGCATGCCATCCGTGCGGCAACTCACCACGCAGCACGGCGTCAGCCAGTCGACCGTATTTCGCGCGTATTACCAGTTGGAAGAGTGGGGGCTGATTCGCGCCCGTGAGCGCTCGGGTTACTACGTCGCGCCAGGCGCAGCGCTCAAGCAGGAAGCCGCGCCACGACCGCCGCTCGCGGTCGAGTCGGCCAAGGTCGAAATCAGCGACCTCGTTTTTTCCGTGCTCGAAGCCGCGAAGCATACCGACGTGGTGCCGCTCGGTTCGGCCTTCCCGTCTCCGCAACTGTTTCCACTACAACGGCTCGCCAAGTCGCTTGGACATTCGAGCCGCCTGATCAGTCCGTGGAGTACGGTGGTCGATCTGCCGCCCGGCAATGAAGCGTTGCGCCGTCAGATTTCGCTGCGCTATCTGGGCATGGGCATTGCCCAACCCATGGACGAACTGGTCGTCACCAACGGCGCGCTGGAAGCGCTCAACCTGTGCCTGATGGCTGTCACCCGTCCCGGCGACGTCGTCGCGATCGAATCGCCGGGGTTCTACGCGGCCCTGCAAGCCATTGAACGGCTTGATCTGCGCGCGGTGGAGATTCCCGTCGACCCGGAGTCCGGCATCGATTTGCAGGCGTTGCAGGAGGCTTTCGAGCGGCATCCGATCAAGGCGTGCTGGTTCATGACCAGCTTTCAGAATCCGACCGGCGCAGCCATGCCGCAGGACCGGAAACAGGCACTCGTCGACCTGCTGGCCCAGCACGACGTGCCGCTGATCGAGGACGACGTGTACGGCGAGCTGCATCACGCGGCAACCCACCCGCTACCCGCGAAGGCCTTCGACACGAAGGGTCTGGTGATGCACTGCAGTTCTTTTTCGAAGACGCTAGCGCCGGGCTATCGCATTGGCTGGGTAGCCGCCGGGCGGTTCGCGCAGAAGGTGCAGCGGCTGAAGTTGATGACCACGCTATCGGCCAGCATTCCCGCTCAGGCGGCGATTGCGGATTACCTTCAGCATGGCGGCTACGACAAGCATCTGCGGAAACTGCGCGGTGCGTTCCGCACTCAGTTGGCCGCGATGGATGCCGCGCTGCACCGCTACCTGCCCGACGGGTCGCATTGGACCCTGCCGTCCGGCGGCTATTTCTTGTGGCTTCAGTTGCCGCCGCAGGTCGATGCGATGCAACTGCACCGTCTCGCGATAGCGAGCGGTATCGGCATTGCGCCGGGGCCCATATTCTCCGCGCGACACGAATTCAGGCACCACGTGCGACTGAATTTCGGGCATCCGTGGAGCGACGGTATGGAAAGCGCGGTCAAAACGCTGGGTTCGCTGATTGGGCCGGCGAGCTCATAA
- a CDS encoding TetR/AcrR family transcriptional regulator produces MATATQDKPYHHGSLPQALLAAAEAVLRRDGIRGLTLRAIAREAGVSHTAPQHHFGDTAGVLSELAASGHRRLAASMAAKAEGEAPGRPRNKAVARGYVSFAVENPDLLHLMSRNEMLDYTRASLIEARQLSARALTGVLDNPPKEAPSATAAFGRPDAAQAIAMTAAWAYVHGLALLLIDGRLKALAASVDGIRNAEALVDAVIDQFQIVQVAGAQKDAPATSSRSQSRGGSGKKSKAETPQ; encoded by the coding sequence ATGGCTACGGCAACGCAGGACAAGCCCTATCACCACGGGTCGCTCCCGCAAGCGCTGCTGGCCGCTGCCGAGGCCGTGTTACGGCGGGACGGCATACGCGGTCTCACGCTGCGTGCGATCGCTCGCGAGGCGGGGGTGTCGCACACGGCGCCGCAGCACCATTTCGGCGACACCGCCGGCGTGTTGAGCGAATTGGCCGCGAGCGGTCATCGGCGTCTGGCCGCGAGCATGGCGGCCAAGGCGGAAGGCGAAGCGCCGGGGCGCCCGCGGAACAAAGCCGTCGCGCGCGGCTACGTGAGCTTCGCGGTGGAGAATCCCGATCTGCTTCACCTGATGTCGCGCAACGAAATGCTCGATTACACGCGAGCGTCGCTGATCGAAGCAAGACAGCTTTCCGCGCGTGCACTCACCGGCGTGCTCGATAACCCGCCGAAGGAAGCGCCGAGCGCAACCGCCGCGTTCGGGCGTCCGGATGCCGCGCAAGCTATCGCAATGACAGCCGCGTGGGCGTACGTGCACGGTCTCGCTTTGCTGTTGATCGACGGCCGTCTGAAGGCGTTGGCCGCATCGGTCGATGGCATCCGGAACGCGGAAGCACTGGTCGATGCGGTCATCGACCAGTTTCAGATCGTTCAGGTTGCCGGCGCGCAGAAAGATGCGCCCGCAACCAGCAGCCGGAGCCAGAGCCGCGGCGGCAGCGGCAAAAAATCCAAAGCGGAAACGCCGCAGTGA
- a CDS encoding peptide synthetase, with the protein MSLTFSTLFDFEPFEGQSEHHVDLIKRFAAALPFRSATVDELVLDGQYHRRPLRPEDFEFLKFRKPVRTHNVSRLPSLASNRTLLSIYELDVANLPQQTNADAWQHFSAYHADEVRALGAQIAPFLEAYAFDYLSRDTDAATQGDAAAARLTRLIGDELAFWEDNFARLVRNDYLQDGLRFIAVQRWALLPSKRRALRRAQASGFFDALPAALHPTLELDGGSEDLLARVASAAEITRDAHSYWQFYLPTSLAKTNLLYALARRPDRAFGLIGAAFAAQAEQLAFVAALTRACPHLTHRGAAPDAGPDRQRELARRFADALRELEARYGESAREQCMQGFAAAERLTERARWDLGEQLRWLSAIERFCEFAQRISTRIYAEFPDIDRETFVEPHEMCSTTHVHNDHRLVTIEAGEMLFWGNVGMQLKMNEGDMVLIPDGRLHGSTVVSGECTYHQPIIPDDWVNALVVELDAPQPA; encoded by the coding sequence ATGTCGCTAACGTTTTCAACCTTGTTCGACTTCGAGCCGTTCGAAGGACAGAGCGAACACCACGTCGACCTCATCAAGCGCTTTGCCGCCGCGCTGCCGTTCCGTAGCGCGACCGTGGACGAACTCGTGCTCGACGGCCAGTATCACCGCCGGCCGCTGCGTCCCGAGGACTTCGAGTTTCTCAAGTTCCGCAAGCCGGTGCGCACGCACAACGTGAGCCGCCTGCCTTCGCTGGCGTCGAATCGCACCTTGCTGTCCATCTATGAACTCGACGTGGCGAACCTGCCGCAGCAGACGAACGCGGACGCGTGGCAGCACTTCAGCGCCTATCACGCCGACGAAGTGCGCGCGCTCGGCGCACAGATCGCACCGTTCCTCGAAGCGTACGCATTCGACTACCTGAGCCGCGACACCGACGCCGCCACGCAAGGCGATGCCGCCGCGGCGCGCCTGACGCGCCTGATCGGCGACGAACTGGCGTTCTGGGAAGACAACTTCGCGCGCCTCGTGCGCAACGATTATCTGCAGGACGGTCTGCGCTTTATCGCCGTGCAACGTTGGGCCTTGCTGCCCTCGAAGCGCCGCGCGCTGCGCCGCGCGCAGGCCAGCGGCTTCTTCGACGCGTTGCCGGCCGCCTTGCATCCCACGCTCGAGCTCGACGGCGGCAGCGAAGACCTGCTCGCACGCGTGGCGTCGGCGGCGGAGATCACGCGCGACGCGCATTCGTACTGGCAGTTCTATCTGCCGACCAGCCTCGCCAAAACCAATCTGCTGTATGCGCTTGCGCGCCGTCCCGATCGCGCCTTCGGTCTGATCGGTGCGGCGTTCGCGGCGCAAGCCGAGCAACTCGCGTTTGTCGCGGCGTTGACGCGTGCCTGCCCGCATCTCACGCATCGTGGCGCCGCGCCCGACGCCGGCCCGGACCGCCAGCGCGAACTCGCGCGCCGCTTCGCCGACGCACTGCGCGAACTCGAAGCGCGCTACGGCGAAAGCGCACGTGAACAATGCATGCAGGGCTTCGCGGCGGCCGAACGTCTGACGGAGCGCGCGCGCTGGGATCTCGGCGAACAGTTGCGCTGGCTGTCGGCGATCGAACGTTTCTGCGAATTCGCGCAGCGCATCAGCACGCGCATCTATGCCGAGTTTCCCGACATCGATCGCGAGACGTTTGTCGAGCCGCACGAGATGTGTTCGACGACCCACGTTCACAACGATCACCGTCTCGTCACGATCGAAGCGGGCGAAATGCTGTTCTGGGGCAACGTCGGCATGCAGTTGAAGATGAATGAAGGCGACATGGTGCTGATTCCCGACGGCCGTTTGCACGGCTCGACGGTGGTGTCCGGCGAGTGTACGTATCACCAGCCGATCATCCCGGACGACTGGGTCAACGCACTCGTCGTCGAACTCGACGCGCCGCAGCCGGCCTGA
- a CDS encoding nitrite/sulfite reductase produces MYHYTPFDQSFVRSRAAQFRNQLERWQAGKLSEDDFRPLRLQNGWYVQRHAPMLRVAVPYGELSSAQLRMLARIARDYDAPEAEVYRLASEAQRKLGTARLPTHYAHFTTRTNVQFNWIPLAKAADVMDLLASVDMHGIQTSGNCIRNISCDERAGVAPDEMADPRPFAEIMRQWTTLHPEFAFLPRKFKIAITGASDDRAATDWHDVGLRLLRNDAGELGFRVTVGGGMGRTPMIGTVLRAFLPWRQIMNYIEAVVRVYNQYGRRDNKYKARIKILVKAEGQRYIDDVDEEFRQIVEHDGGPHTIPQAELDRVSACFVPPHGHGTEAPVDLEATATLQAAAIATPQFGRWLERNVAAHKNPSLRIVTLSFKRLLQAPGDASADQLDRLADLVDRFSAGEARVTHTQNVVLPWVHVNDVLPLWQAAHDVGLASANVNLLTDMIACPGGDFCALANARSIPVAQAITERYQDLDELNDIGEIDLHISGCINSCGHHHSGHIGILGVDKDGKEWYQVTLGGSDGMLASGRAQPGKVIGPSFSALEVPEVIDALLSAYLDLRATRDDKHESFIDTVRRAGIEPFRKAADRVRSHAENAA; encoded by the coding sequence ATGTACCACTACACCCCGTTTGACCAATCCTTCGTGCGCAGTCGCGCCGCGCAGTTTCGTAATCAACTCGAACGCTGGCAGGCCGGCAAGCTGAGCGAAGACGATTTTCGTCCGCTGCGGCTGCAGAACGGCTGGTATGTGCAGCGGCATGCGCCGATGCTGCGCGTCGCCGTGCCGTATGGAGAACTGTCGAGTGCGCAGTTGCGTATGCTCGCCCGGATCGCGCGCGACTACGACGCGCCCGAGGCCGAGGTCTATCGCCTGGCCAGCGAAGCACAGCGCAAGCTCGGCACCGCTCGTTTGCCGACGCACTACGCGCACTTCACGACCCGCACCAACGTCCAGTTCAACTGGATTCCGCTCGCCAAAGCCGCCGACGTGATGGACCTGCTGGCGAGCGTCGACATGCACGGCATCCAGACCAGCGGTAATTGCATCCGCAACATTTCCTGCGACGAACGCGCGGGCGTTGCGCCTGACGAGATGGCCGATCCGCGCCCATTCGCCGAAATCATGCGGCAATGGACCACGCTTCATCCCGAGTTCGCGTTCCTGCCGCGCAAGTTCAAGATCGCGATTACCGGCGCGAGCGACGACCGCGCCGCGACCGATTGGCATGACGTCGGCCTGCGTCTGCTGCGCAACGACGCAGGTGAATTGGGATTTCGCGTCACGGTGGGCGGCGGCATGGGCCGCACGCCGATGATCGGCACGGTTCTGCGGGCGTTTCTGCCATGGCGGCAGATCATGAATTACATCGAGGCGGTGGTGCGCGTCTACAACCAGTACGGACGTCGCGACAACAAGTACAAGGCGCGTATCAAGATCCTGGTGAAGGCGGAAGGTCAGCGCTACATCGACGATGTCGACGAAGAATTCCGCCAGATCGTCGAGCACGACGGCGGTCCGCACACCATTCCGCAGGCCGAACTGGATCGCGTCAGCGCGTGTTTCGTGCCGCCGCATGGGCATGGCACGGAAGCACCCGTCGACCTCGAAGCGACCGCGACGCTGCAGGCCGCGGCCATCGCGACGCCGCAGTTCGGACGCTGGCTCGAGCGCAATGTCGCGGCGCATAAGAACCCGTCGCTGCGCATCGTGACGCTGTCGTTCAAACGTCTGCTGCAGGCGCCCGGCGATGCATCGGCGGATCAGCTCGACCGGCTCGCCGATCTGGTGGACCGTTTCTCCGCAGGCGAAGCGCGCGTTACTCATACGCAGAACGTCGTCCTGCCGTGGGTCCACGTCAACGACGTGCTGCCGCTCTGGCAAGCCGCCCACGACGTGGGACTCGCCAGCGCCAACGTGAATCTGCTCACGGACATGATCGCCTGCCCGGGCGGCGATTTCTGCGCGCTCGCCAATGCCCGCTCCATTCCGGTCGCGCAAGCCATTACCGAGCGCTATCAGGATCTCGACGAACTCAACGACATCGGCGAAATCGATCTGCACATTAGCGGTTGCATCAATTCATGCGGCCACCACCATAGCGGACATATCGGCATTCTCGGCGTCGATAAAGACGGCAAGGAGTGGTATCAGGTGACCTTAGGCGGCTCGGACGGCATGCTCGCCAGCGGGCGGGCGCAACCGGGCAAGGTGATCGGCCCATCGTTCTCCGCGCTCGAAGTGCCCGAGGTGATCGACGCGCTGCTTTCCGCGTACCTCGACCTGCGAGCGACGCGCGACGACAAGCACGAGTCGTTCATCGACACGGTGCGCCGCGCGGGGATCGAACCGTTCAGAAAGGCAGCGGATCGCGTCCGCTCGCACGCGGAGAACGCAGCATGA
- a CDS encoding MbtH family NRPS accessory protein, translating into MSWGDENTNFHVVVNHEEQYSIWPDYKAIPAGWREAGKSGKKEDCLAWIDEVWTDMRPLSLRKAMEESASAQGSAPN; encoded by the coding sequence ATGAGTTGGGGCGACGAGAACACGAATTTCCACGTAGTGGTGAATCACGAAGAGCAGTACTCGATCTGGCCTGACTACAAGGCCATTCCCGCCGGTTGGCGTGAAGCCGGCAAGTCCGGCAAGAAGGAAGACTGCCTCGCGTGGATCGACGAGGTGTGGACCGATATGCGTCCGCTGAGCTTGCGCAAGGCGATGGAAGAGAGCGCCTCCGCACAAGGTTCCGCGCCGAACTGA
- a CDS encoding alpha/beta fold hydrolase has protein sequence MSTASTVTFATSTPLNLICFAHAGGSAALYRRWIPLLPDGVNLIAAELPGHGTRRAQAVHTEWRPLIAELADDIGQRLDRDAPFAVFGHSMGALVAFELCHALRQRDGRMPLWLGASASVAPSRRKVESHWLDCPRETMVAKLAELGGTPTELLADADFVDFMLPVLRADFHLCGVYTEQSRASSPRLPLECRIDVFTGRDDRATAQSADVDAWAACTQGEFGRHEFAGGHFFLEAHAAAVLNTLTAVAVEQ, from the coding sequence GTGAGCACCGCCAGCACCGTGACCTTCGCCACTTCCACGCCGCTCAATCTGATCTGCTTCGCGCATGCGGGCGGCAGCGCGGCGTTGTATCGGCGATGGATACCGTTGTTGCCGGACGGTGTGAATCTGATTGCCGCGGAACTGCCCGGCCACGGCACGCGTCGCGCGCAAGCCGTGCATACCGAATGGCGCCCGCTGATCGCCGAACTCGCCGACGACATCGGCCAGCGCCTCGATCGCGACGCGCCGTTCGCCGTCTTCGGGCACAGCATGGGTGCGCTGGTGGCCTTCGAGTTGTGTCACGCGTTGCGGCAACGAGATGGCCGCATGCCGTTGTGGTTGGGCGCATCGGCGTCGGTGGCGCCGTCGCGCCGCAAGGTCGAGTCGCATTGGCTCGACTGCCCTCGCGAGACGATGGTGGCGAAGCTCGCGGAACTGGGCGGCACGCCCACTGAATTGCTGGCCGACGCGGATTTCGTCGACTTCATGCTGCCGGTGCTGCGCGCCGATTTTCATCTGTGCGGGGTCTACACGGAACAGAGTCGGGCGAGTTCGCCGCGTCTGCCGCTTGAATGTCGTATCGATGTCTTTACCGGCCGCGACGATCGCGCCACCGCGCAATCCGCCGATGTCGACGCGTGGGCCGCGTGCACGCAAGGCGAGTTCGGCCGTCATGAATTCGCGGGCGGCCACTTCTTTCTCGAAGCGCACGCCGCGGCGGTGCTGAATACGCTCACTGCCGTCGCGGTAGAACAGTAA
- a CDS encoding penicillin acylase family protein: MVLWNTTKQRKLAARCRERMKAAALLAACAMALSGCVAGKLDRSATDVQTDLPTDDSALHARISRTAYDIPHIEANDWAGLGYGYGYAQATDDLCTLADGFVTWRGERSRYFGPAAQAKAYSTIGRPANIDTDFYFRFLVDDTALATFEKQQSGEAQALARGFAAGYDRYLRELGEGAHAGAHAACRGQAWVKPIDTRDIYRRMLAAMYAGGYARFVHAIANAQPPAAPADASKPAVSLNGKPQQVTSLPYLQAGGGAGIGSNAMAFGGDATGTPHGLLFGNPHWFWRGPDRFYQAQLTIPGKLDVSGASFLGTPVIMIGFNQNVAWSLTVSTARRFGLFRLALAPGRPDTYLVDGKAETMQRVPITIQVRAADGTLQPITRTLYRTRFGPLIDLSGFSPALAANSASAFAIRDVNETNAQTFDTFLRWDRAASLEDFIAITRDDASMPWVNTLAVGRNDRRAWYADIGAIPNVPPALSAQCTVQPVAAALAQKARGVPVLDGSRSACNWSGANGKLPLANMPSLARGDYVANMNNTYALANPAQPLAGYGAIFDTQEEMTLRAQLGLQMIRARLDGRDGYPGRLADSASVRQMVLNSRALSAERFKSDVLAAACGETGGGSSTPSTSSADASETLASACKALREWDDTGNPHARGANLWDVFWTHLQHEKSGWSYRVPVSAADPLNTPRGLSFEGTTARDLLLTAADDLHRAGLAPDSPRGAALYATRDGARVPLFGGCTAQGYFTAACSQEKIDSPEGFSLDGNPNGNTYMQVVGFDDSGPQAYTFLATSQSDDPASGHESDYTRRYASKAWLKVPFTRAEIEADPALRVTVLDGPVPP, translated from the coding sequence ATGGTTCTGTGGAACACGACGAAGCAACGAAAGCTCGCGGCACGCTGCCGCGAGCGCATGAAAGCCGCCGCGCTGCTCGCGGCCTGTGCGATGGCGCTGTCCGGCTGCGTGGCGGGGAAACTCGACCGAAGCGCGACGGATGTGCAGACCGATTTGCCAACGGATGACTCCGCATTGCACGCGCGGATCAGCCGCACCGCCTACGATATTCCGCATATCGAAGCAAACGACTGGGCTGGTCTCGGCTACGGTTACGGCTATGCGCAGGCCACCGACGACCTCTGCACACTCGCCGACGGCTTCGTCACCTGGCGCGGCGAACGCTCGCGTTACTTCGGACCGGCTGCGCAGGCGAAGGCGTATTCGACCATCGGCCGGCCGGCCAACATCGACACCGATTTCTACTTCCGCTTTCTCGTCGACGACACGGCGCTCGCCACGTTCGAGAAGCAGCAATCCGGCGAAGCGCAGGCGCTCGCGCGCGGCTTCGCGGCGGGCTACGACCGCTATCTGCGTGAACTGGGCGAGGGCGCCCATGCGGGTGCGCACGCCGCGTGTCGCGGCCAGGCCTGGGTGAAGCCGATCGACACGCGCGATATCTATCGGCGCATGCTGGCCGCGATGTATGCGGGCGGCTACGCGCGCTTTGTCCACGCGATCGCGAACGCGCAACCGCCCGCGGCTCCTGCGGATGCATCGAAGCCAGCCGTGTCGTTGAATGGCAAGCCGCAGCAAGTGACGTCGCTGCCGTATTTGCAAGCCGGCGGCGGAGCGGGCATCGGCAGCAACGCCATGGCGTTCGGCGGCGATGCCACCGGCACGCCGCACGGGTTGCTGTTCGGCAATCCGCATTGGTTCTGGCGCGGCCCCGACCGCTTCTATCAGGCGCAATTGACGATTCCCGGCAAGCTCGACGTGAGCGGCGCTTCGTTTCTCGGCACGCCCGTCATCATGATCGGCTTCAACCAGAACGTGGCCTGGAGCTTGACCGTGTCCACCGCTCGCCGCTTCGGCCTGTTCCGGCTCGCGCTCGCGCCGGGGCGCCCGGACACGTATCTCGTCGACGGCAAAGCGGAAACGATGCAGCGCGTGCCGATCACGATCCAGGTGCGCGCGGCGGACGGCACGCTTCAGCCGATCACACGTACGCTCTATCGCACCCGCTTCGGACCGCTGATCGATCTCTCCGGCTTCTCGCCCGCGCTCGCCGCGAATTCCGCTTCGGCGTTTGCGATCCGCGACGTCAACGAGACCAACGCGCAGACCTTCGACACGTTCCTGCGCTGGGACCGCGCGGCTTCGCTGGAGGACTTCATCGCGATCACGCGCGACGACGCGTCGATGCCGTGGGTCAACACGCTCGCCGTGGGACGCAACGACCGGCGTGCCTGGTACGCGGATATCGGCGCGATACCGAACGTGCCGCCCGCGTTGTCCGCCCAGTGCACGGTGCAGCCGGTCGCGGCGGCGCTCGCGCAAAAAGCGCGCGGCGTGCCGGTGCTCGACGGTTCGCGCTCGGCCTGCAACTGGTCCGGCGCGAACGGCAAACTGCCGCTCGCGAACATGCCGAGCCTCGCGCGCGGCGATTACGTCGCCAACATGAACAACACTTACGCGCTCGCGAATCCGGCGCAGCCGCTGGCGGGCTACGGTGCGATCTTCGATACCCAGGAGGAGATGACGCTGCGCGCGCAACTCGGGCTGCAGATGATCCGCGCGCGTCTCGATGGCCGGGACGGCTATCCGGGCCGTCTCGCGGACAGCGCGAGCGTGCGTCAGATGGTGTTGAACAGCCGGGCGCTCTCAGCGGAGCGCTTCAAGTCCGATGTGCTGGCGGCGGCGTGTGGTGAAACCGGCGGTGGCTCATCAACCCCATCGACCTCTTCGGCGGACGCGAGCGAGACGCTTGCGTCGGCGTGCAAGGCGCTGCGCGAGTGGGACGACACCGGCAACCCGCACGCGCGTGGCGCGAACCTGTGGGACGTGTTCTGGACGCATCTGCAGCACGAGAAGAGCGGCTGGTCGTATCGCGTGCCCGTCAGTGCCGCCGATCCGCTCAACACGCCGCGCGGTTTGAGTTTTGAAGGCACGACCGCGCGCGACCTGCTGTTGACGGCGGCCGACGATCTGCATCGCGCGGGTCTCGCACCCGACAGCCCGCGCGGCGCGGCGCTCTACGCCACGCGTGACGGCGCGCGCGTGCCGTTGTTCGGCGGCTGCACCGCGCAAGGCTATTTCACGGCGGCCTGTTCACAGGAAAAGATCGATTCGCCGGAGGGTTTCTCGCTCGACGGCAATCCCAACGGCAACACCTACATGCAGGTGGTCGGCTTCGACGATAGCGGGCCGCAGGCCTACACGTTCCTCGCCACCTCGCAATCCGACGACCCCGCGTCCGGCCACGAGAGCGACTACACCCGGCGCTACGCGAGCAAGGCGTGGCTGAAGGTGCCCTTCACGCGCGCCGAGATCGAAGCGGACCCGGCGCTGCGCGTTACCGTGCTCGATGGACCCGTGCCACCCTGA